Proteins from a single region of Xyrauchen texanus isolate HMW12.3.18 chromosome 7, RBS_HiC_50CHRs, whole genome shotgun sequence:
- the LOC127646900 gene encoding matrilin-4-like isoform X11 yields the protein MTRVLVYVGVLIAIMAATEGRPKSAEPKCKSGPVDLVFIIDSSRSVRPHEFETMRKFMINIIHELDISLEDTRVGVVQYSSQVQNVFSLKAFSKPAQMVKAINEIIPLAQGTMTGLAIRYAMNVAFSAEEGARPKVPHVAVIVTDGRPQDRVAEVAAAARESGIEIYAIGVARADMTSLRAMASPPFEDHVFLVESFDLIHQFGLQFQDKLCGMDLCLESDHGCDHICESSPGSYQCLCLPGYQLNEDGKTCKFIDLCAEGKHDCEQLCIASPGSFTCDCNKGYTLNEDKRTCTMIDYCSFGNDSCEHECLSVLNGFNCRCNEGYTLNDDLKTCTMIDYCSFGNDSCEHECVSVLQSFYCQCREGYTLNEDETTCTMIDYCSFGNDSCQHECVSVLNGFYCRCNDGYSLNDDMKTCTMIDYCSFGNDSCEHECVSVLKGFYCQCNDGYSLNDDKKTCTMIDYCSFGNDSCEHECVSVLKGFNCRCKEGYTLNDDKKTCTMIDYCSFGNHSCDHKCVSVLNGFFCRCNEGYTLQEDGKTCMSDNLCNTVEHGCQYQCVSTPGSYHCICPEGHLLQDDGKTCGTCRSSNIDLVLLIDGSKSVRPNNFELVKQFVNQVVDQLDVSPKGTRVGLVQYSSRVRTEFPLSMYQSKEEIKKAVMNVEYMEKGTMTGLALKHMVENSFTEANGARPAEKNIPRIGLVFTDGRSQDDITEWAKKAKEAGITMYAVGVGKAVEDELRVIASEPVEKNFFYTADFTAMSQIAENLKLNVCAAESQGEVEVKDPCTCESLVEFQQVTISTLDQLNQKLSAMTKRLEVLENQLLTRK from the exons ATGACACGTGTGTTGGTGTACGTTGGCGTGCTAATAGCCATAATGGCTGCAACGGAAGGAAGGCCAAAATCAG CTGAGCCAAAGTGTAAATCTGGCCCAGTCGACCTAGTCTTCATCATCGACAGCTCCCGCAGCGTTCGTCCGCATGAGTTCGAGACGATGCGCAAGTTCATGATCAACATCATCCATGAGCTGGACATTAGCCTGGAGGATACAAGAGTTGGTGTGGTCCAATATTCCAGCCAAGTCCAGAACGTGTTCTCCCTCAAAGCCTTCAGCAAGCCAGCGCAGATGGTGAAAGCCATCAATGAGATCATTCCATTGGCCCAGGGCACAATGACCGGCCTCGCCATCCGTTATGCCATGAACGTAGCCTTCTCCGCCGAGGAAGGCGCCCGTCCTAAAGTTCCACATGTGGCTGTTATTGTGACCGACGGTCGTCCGCAAGACCGTGTGGCCGAAGTGGCGGCGGCTGCGAGAGAGTCTGGTATTGAGATCTATGCCATTGGTGTCGCCAGGGCCGATATGACATCACTCAGAGCAATGGCATCTCCACCATTTGAAGATCACGTGTTCCTAGTGGAGAGCTTTGACCTTATTCATCAGTTTGGGCTTCAATTCCAAGACAAGCTTTGTG GGATGGACTTGTGTCTAGAATCAGATCATGGTTGTGATCACATCTGTGAGAGCTCGCCTGGCTCCTACCAGTGTCTGTGTCTGCCTGGATACCAACTGAACGAGGATGGCAAGACATGCAAAT TCATTGATTTATGCGCAGAAGGGAAGCATGACTGTGAGCAGCTCTGTATCGCTTCACCCGGATCCTTCACATGTGACTGTAACAAGGGATACACACTCAACGAGGACAAGAGGACCTGCACAA TGATCGACTACTGCTCATTTGGGAATGATAGCTGTGAGCATGAGTGTCTGAGTGTGCTCAATGGCTTTAACTGCCGTTGTAACGAAGGATACACACTCAATGATGACCTGAAGACTTGTACAA TGATCGACTACTGCTCATTTGGGAATGATAGctgtgagcatgagtgtgtgagtgtgcttcAAAGCTTTTATTGCCAATGTCGTGAAGGATACACACTCAACGAGGATGAGACGACGTGCACAA TGATCGACTACTGCTCATTTGGGAATGATAGCTGTCAGCACGAGTGCGTTAGCGTTCTCAACGGCTTTTACTGCCGCTGTAACGATGGATACTCACTCAACGATGACATGAAGACCTGCACAA TGATCGACTACTGCTCATTTGGGAATGACAGctgtgagcatgagtgtgtgagtgtcctCAAAGGCTTTTACTGCCAGTGTAATGATGGATACTCGCTCAACGATGACAAGAAGACCTGCACAA TGATCGACTACTGCTCATTTGGGAATGATAGCTGTGAgcacgagtgtgtgagtgtgctcaAAGGTTTTAACTGCCGCTGTAAGGAAGGATACACTCTTAATGATGACAAGAAGACCTGCACAA TGATCGACTACTGTTCGTTTGGGAATCACAGTTGTGATCATAAGTGTGTTAGTGTGCTCAATGGCTTCTTCTGTCGCTGCAATGAGGGATACACTCTTCAGGAGGATGGAAAGACCTGCATGT CGGATAACTTGTGTAACACAGTCGAACATGGTTGTCAATACCAGTGTGTGAGCACTCCAGGATCATATCACTGTATCTGTCCTGAGGGCCATCTGTTACAGGACGATGGCAAGACCTGCGGAA CCTGTCGATCTTCTAATATCGATCTGGTCCTCCTCATCGATGGTTCCAAAAGTGTTCGCCCAAACAATTTCGAGCTTGTCAAGCAGTTTGTTAACCAGGTGGTGGATCAACTCGATGTCTCCCCTAAGGGCACACGCGTGGGTCTTGTCCAGTATTCCAGCCGAGTGAGGACAGAATTCCCCCTCAGTATGTACCAGAGTAAAGAGGAGATCAAGAAGGCTGTGATGAATGTGGAATACATGGAGAAGGGAACCATGACAGGTCTGGCTCTCAAACACATGGTGGAGAACAGCTTCACTGAGGCTAACGGAGCACGTCCTGCTGAGAAGAACATCCCACGTATTGGCCTGGTGTTTACCGATGGACGCTCACAGGATGACATCACAGAGTGGGCCAAGAAGGCCAAGGAAGCAG GTATCACCATGTATGCTGTTGGTGTGGGCAAAGCCGTAGAGGATGAACTGAGAGTAATCGCCTCTGAGCCCGTGGAAAAAAACTTTTTCTACACCGCAGACTTCACAGCCATGAGCCAGATTGCTGAGAACCTCAAACTCAACGTCTGCGCAG CTGAGAGTCAGGGGGAGGTCGAGGTGAAGGACCCCTGCACTTGTGAAAGTCTTGTGGAATTCCAGCAGGTCACCATATCCACCCTGGACCAGCTCAACCAGAAAC TGTCTGCTATGACAAAGCGATTGGAGGTTCTGGAGAACCAGTTGCTCACGAGAAAATGA
- the LOC127646900 gene encoding matrilin-4-like isoform X4 — translation MTRVLVYVGVLIAIMAATEGRPKSAEPKCKSGPVDLVFIIDSSRSVRPHEFETMRKFMINIIHELDISLEDTRVGVVQYSSQVQNVFSLKAFSKPAQMVKAINEIIPLAQGTMTGLAIRYAMNVAFSAEEGARPKVPHVAVIVTDGRPQDRVAEVAAAARESGIEIYAIGVARADMTSLRAMASPPFEDHVFLVESFDLIHQFGLQFQDKLCGMDLCLESDHGCDHICESSPGSYQCLCLPGYQLNEDGKTCKFIDLCAEGKHDCEQLCIASPGSFTCDCNKGYTLNEDKRTCTMIDYCSFGNDSCEHECLSVLNGFNCRCNEGYTLNDDLKTCTMIDYCSFGNDSCEHECVSVLQSFYCQCREGYTLNEDETTCTMIDYCSFGNDSCQHECVSVLNGFYCRCNDGYSLNDDMKTCTMIDYCSFGNDSCEHECLSVLKGFYCQCNDGYSLNNDKKTCTMIDYCSFGNDSCEHECVSVLKGFYCQCNDGYSLNDDKKTCTMIDYCSFGNDSCEHHCVSMLKGFNCLCNDGYSLNDDKKTCKMIDYCSFGNDSCEHECVSVLKGFNCRCKEGYTLNDDKKTCTMIDYCSFGNHSCDHKCVSVLNGFFCRCNEGYTLQEDGKTCMSDNLCNTVEHGCQYQCVSTPGSYHCICPEGHLLQDDGKTCGTCRSSNIDLVLLIDGSKSVRPNNFELVKQFVNQVVDQLDVSPKGTRVGLVQYSSRVRTEFPLSMYQSKEEIKKAVMNVEYMEKGTMTGLALKHMVENSFTEANGARPAEKNIPRIGLVFTDGRSQDDITEWAKKAKEAGITMYAVGVGKAVEDELRVIASEPVEKNFFYTADFTAMSQIAENLKLNVCAAESQGEVEVKDPCTCESLVEFQQVTISTLDQLNQKLSAMTKRLEVLENQLLTRK, via the exons ATGACACGTGTGTTGGTGTACGTTGGCGTGCTAATAGCCATAATGGCTGCAACGGAAGGAAGGCCAAAATCAG CTGAGCCAAAGTGTAAATCTGGCCCAGTCGACCTAGTCTTCATCATCGACAGCTCCCGCAGCGTTCGTCCGCATGAGTTCGAGACGATGCGCAAGTTCATGATCAACATCATCCATGAGCTGGACATTAGCCTGGAGGATACAAGAGTTGGTGTGGTCCAATATTCCAGCCAAGTCCAGAACGTGTTCTCCCTCAAAGCCTTCAGCAAGCCAGCGCAGATGGTGAAAGCCATCAATGAGATCATTCCATTGGCCCAGGGCACAATGACCGGCCTCGCCATCCGTTATGCCATGAACGTAGCCTTCTCCGCCGAGGAAGGCGCCCGTCCTAAAGTTCCACATGTGGCTGTTATTGTGACCGACGGTCGTCCGCAAGACCGTGTGGCCGAAGTGGCGGCGGCTGCGAGAGAGTCTGGTATTGAGATCTATGCCATTGGTGTCGCCAGGGCCGATATGACATCACTCAGAGCAATGGCATCTCCACCATTTGAAGATCACGTGTTCCTAGTGGAGAGCTTTGACCTTATTCATCAGTTTGGGCTTCAATTCCAAGACAAGCTTTGTG GGATGGACTTGTGTCTAGAATCAGATCATGGTTGTGATCACATCTGTGAGAGCTCGCCTGGCTCCTACCAGTGTCTGTGTCTGCCTGGATACCAACTGAACGAGGATGGCAAGACATGCAAAT TCATTGATTTATGCGCAGAAGGGAAGCATGACTGTGAGCAGCTCTGTATCGCTTCACCCGGATCCTTCACATGTGACTGTAACAAGGGATACACACTCAACGAGGACAAGAGGACCTGCACAA TGATCGACTACTGCTCATTTGGGAATGATAGCTGTGAGCATGAGTGTCTGAGTGTGCTCAATGGCTTTAACTGCCGTTGTAACGAAGGATACACACTCAATGATGACCTGAAGACTTGTACAA TGATCGACTACTGCTCATTTGGGAATGATAGctgtgagcatgagtgtgtgagtgtgcttcAAAGCTTTTATTGCCAATGTCGTGAAGGATACACACTCAACGAGGATGAGACGACGTGCACAA TGATCGACTACTGCTCATTTGGGAATGATAGCTGTCAGCACGAGTGCGTTAGCGTTCTCAACGGCTTTTACTGCCGCTGTAACGATGGATACTCACTCAACGATGACATGAAGACCTGCACAA TGATCGACTACTGCTCATTTGGGAATGATAGTTGTGAGCACGAGTGTTTGAGTGTCCTCAAAGGCTTTTACTGCCAATGTAATGATGGATACTCGCTCAACAATGACAAAAAGACCTGCACAA TGATCGACTACTGCTCATTTGGGAATGACAGCTGTGAgcacgagtgtgtgagtgtcCTGAAAGGCTTTTACTGCCAATGTAATGATGGATACTCGCTCAACGATGACAAGAAGACCTGCACAA TGATCGACTACTGCTCATTTGGGAATGATAGCTGCGAGCACCATTGTGTAAGCATGCTTAAAGGCTTTAACTGCCTCTGCAATGATGGATACTCACTTAATGATGACAAGAAGACCTGCAAAA TGATCGACTACTGCTCATTTGGGAATGATAGCTGTGAgcacgagtgtgtgagtgtgctcaAAGGTTTTAACTGCCGCTGTAAGGAAGGATACACTCTTAATGATGACAAGAAGACCTGCACAA TGATCGACTACTGTTCGTTTGGGAATCACAGTTGTGATCATAAGTGTGTTAGTGTGCTCAATGGCTTCTTCTGTCGCTGCAATGAGGGATACACTCTTCAGGAGGATGGAAAGACCTGCATGT CGGATAACTTGTGTAACACAGTCGAACATGGTTGTCAATACCAGTGTGTGAGCACTCCAGGATCATATCACTGTATCTGTCCTGAGGGCCATCTGTTACAGGACGATGGCAAGACCTGCGGAA CCTGTCGATCTTCTAATATCGATCTGGTCCTCCTCATCGATGGTTCCAAAAGTGTTCGCCCAAACAATTTCGAGCTTGTCAAGCAGTTTGTTAACCAGGTGGTGGATCAACTCGATGTCTCCCCTAAGGGCACACGCGTGGGTCTTGTCCAGTATTCCAGCCGAGTGAGGACAGAATTCCCCCTCAGTATGTACCAGAGTAAAGAGGAGATCAAGAAGGCTGTGATGAATGTGGAATACATGGAGAAGGGAACCATGACAGGTCTGGCTCTCAAACACATGGTGGAGAACAGCTTCACTGAGGCTAACGGAGCACGTCCTGCTGAGAAGAACATCCCACGTATTGGCCTGGTGTTTACCGATGGACGCTCACAGGATGACATCACAGAGTGGGCCAAGAAGGCCAAGGAAGCAG GTATCACCATGTATGCTGTTGGTGTGGGCAAAGCCGTAGAGGATGAACTGAGAGTAATCGCCTCTGAGCCCGTGGAAAAAAACTTTTTCTACACCGCAGACTTCACAGCCATGAGCCAGATTGCTGAGAACCTCAAACTCAACGTCTGCGCAG CTGAGAGTCAGGGGGAGGTCGAGGTGAAGGACCCCTGCACTTGTGAAAGTCTTGTGGAATTCCAGCAGGTCACCATATCCACCCTGGACCAGCTCAACCAGAAAC TGTCTGCTATGACAAAGCGATTGGAGGTTCTGGAGAACCAGTTGCTCACGAGAAAATGA
- the LOC127646900 gene encoding matrilin-4-like isoform X13, producing the protein MTRVLVYVGVLIAIMAATEGRPKSAEPKCKSGPVDLVFIIDSSRSVRPHEFETMRKFMINIIHELDISLEDTRVGVVQYSSQVQNVFSLKAFSKPAQMVKAINEIIPLAQGTMTGLAIRYAMNVAFSAEEGARPKVPHVAVIVTDGRPQDRVAEVAAAARESGIEIYAIGVARADMTSLRAMASPPFEDHVFLVESFDLIHQFGLQFQDKLCGMDLCLESDHGCDHICESSPGSYQCLCLPGYQLNEDGKTCKFIDLCAEGKHDCEQLCIASPGSFTCDCNKGYTLNEDKRTCTMIDYCSFGNDSCEHECVSVLKGFYCQCNDGYSLNDDKKTCTMIDYCSFGNDSCEHECLSVLKGFYCQCNDGYSLNNDKKTCTMIDYCSFGNDSCEHECVSVLKGFYCQCNDGYSLNDDKKTCTMIDYCSFGNDSCEHHCVSMLKGFNCLCNDGYSLNDDKKTCKMIDYCSFGNDSCEHECVSVLKGFNCRCKEGYTLNDDKKTCTMIDYCSFGNHSCDHKCVSVLNGFFCRCNEGYTLQEDGKTCMSDNLCNTVEHGCQYQCVSTPGSYHCICPEGHLLQDDGKTCGTCRSSNIDLVLLIDGSKSVRPNNFELVKQFVNQVVDQLDVSPKGTRVGLVQYSSRVRTEFPLSMYQSKEEIKKAVMNVEYMEKGTMTGLALKHMVENSFTEANGARPAEKNIPRIGLVFTDGRSQDDITEWAKKAKEAGITMYAVGVGKAVEDELRVIASEPVEKNFFYTADFTAMSQIAENLKLNVCAAESQGEVEVKDPCTCESLVEFQQVTISTLDQLNQKLSAMTKRLEVLENQLLTRK; encoded by the exons ATGACACGTGTGTTGGTGTACGTTGGCGTGCTAATAGCCATAATGGCTGCAACGGAAGGAAGGCCAAAATCAG CTGAGCCAAAGTGTAAATCTGGCCCAGTCGACCTAGTCTTCATCATCGACAGCTCCCGCAGCGTTCGTCCGCATGAGTTCGAGACGATGCGCAAGTTCATGATCAACATCATCCATGAGCTGGACATTAGCCTGGAGGATACAAGAGTTGGTGTGGTCCAATATTCCAGCCAAGTCCAGAACGTGTTCTCCCTCAAAGCCTTCAGCAAGCCAGCGCAGATGGTGAAAGCCATCAATGAGATCATTCCATTGGCCCAGGGCACAATGACCGGCCTCGCCATCCGTTATGCCATGAACGTAGCCTTCTCCGCCGAGGAAGGCGCCCGTCCTAAAGTTCCACATGTGGCTGTTATTGTGACCGACGGTCGTCCGCAAGACCGTGTGGCCGAAGTGGCGGCGGCTGCGAGAGAGTCTGGTATTGAGATCTATGCCATTGGTGTCGCCAGGGCCGATATGACATCACTCAGAGCAATGGCATCTCCACCATTTGAAGATCACGTGTTCCTAGTGGAGAGCTTTGACCTTATTCATCAGTTTGGGCTTCAATTCCAAGACAAGCTTTGTG GGATGGACTTGTGTCTAGAATCAGATCATGGTTGTGATCACATCTGTGAGAGCTCGCCTGGCTCCTACCAGTGTCTGTGTCTGCCTGGATACCAACTGAACGAGGATGGCAAGACATGCAAAT TCATTGATTTATGCGCAGAAGGGAAGCATGACTGTGAGCAGCTCTGTATCGCTTCACCCGGATCCTTCACATGTGACTGTAACAAGGGATACACACTCAACGAGGACAAGAGGACCTGCACAA TGATCGACTACTGCTCATTTGGGAATGACAGctgtgagcatgagtgtgtgagtgtcctCAAAGGCTTTTACTGCCAGTGTAATGATGGATACTCGCTCAACGATGACAAGAAGACCTGCACAA TGATCGACTACTGCTCATTTGGGAATGATAGTTGTGAGCACGAGTGTTTGAGTGTCCTCAAAGGCTTTTACTGCCAATGTAATGATGGATACTCGCTCAACAATGACAAAAAGACCTGCACAA TGATCGACTACTGCTCATTTGGGAATGACAGCTGTGAgcacgagtgtgtgagtgtcCTGAAAGGCTTTTACTGCCAATGTAATGATGGATACTCGCTCAACGATGACAAGAAGACCTGCACAA TGATCGACTACTGCTCATTTGGGAATGATAGCTGCGAGCACCATTGTGTAAGCATGCTTAAAGGCTTTAACTGCCTCTGCAATGATGGATACTCACTTAATGATGACAAGAAGACCTGCAAAA TGATCGACTACTGCTCATTTGGGAATGATAGCTGTGAgcacgagtgtgtgagtgtgctcaAAGGTTTTAACTGCCGCTGTAAGGAAGGATACACTCTTAATGATGACAAGAAGACCTGCACAA TGATCGACTACTGTTCGTTTGGGAATCACAGTTGTGATCATAAGTGTGTTAGTGTGCTCAATGGCTTCTTCTGTCGCTGCAATGAGGGATACACTCTTCAGGAGGATGGAAAGACCTGCATGT CGGATAACTTGTGTAACACAGTCGAACATGGTTGTCAATACCAGTGTGTGAGCACTCCAGGATCATATCACTGTATCTGTCCTGAGGGCCATCTGTTACAGGACGATGGCAAGACCTGCGGAA CCTGTCGATCTTCTAATATCGATCTGGTCCTCCTCATCGATGGTTCCAAAAGTGTTCGCCCAAACAATTTCGAGCTTGTCAAGCAGTTTGTTAACCAGGTGGTGGATCAACTCGATGTCTCCCCTAAGGGCACACGCGTGGGTCTTGTCCAGTATTCCAGCCGAGTGAGGACAGAATTCCCCCTCAGTATGTACCAGAGTAAAGAGGAGATCAAGAAGGCTGTGATGAATGTGGAATACATGGAGAAGGGAACCATGACAGGTCTGGCTCTCAAACACATGGTGGAGAACAGCTTCACTGAGGCTAACGGAGCACGTCCTGCTGAGAAGAACATCCCACGTATTGGCCTGGTGTTTACCGATGGACGCTCACAGGATGACATCACAGAGTGGGCCAAGAAGGCCAAGGAAGCAG GTATCACCATGTATGCTGTTGGTGTGGGCAAAGCCGTAGAGGATGAACTGAGAGTAATCGCCTCTGAGCCCGTGGAAAAAAACTTTTTCTACACCGCAGACTTCACAGCCATGAGCCAGATTGCTGAGAACCTCAAACTCAACGTCTGCGCAG CTGAGAGTCAGGGGGAGGTCGAGGTGAAGGACCCCTGCACTTGTGAAAGTCTTGTGGAATTCCAGCAGGTCACCATATCCACCCTGGACCAGCTCAACCAGAAAC TGTCTGCTATGACAAAGCGATTGGAGGTTCTGGAGAACCAGTTGCTCACGAGAAAATGA
- the LOC127646900 gene encoding matrilin-4-like isoform X15, with the protein MTRVLVYVGVLIAIMAATEGRPKSAEPKCKSGPVDLVFIIDSSRSVRPHEFETMRKFMINIIHELDISLEDTRVGVVQYSSQVQNVFSLKAFSKPAQMVKAINEIIPLAQGTMTGLAIRYAMNVAFSAEEGARPKVPHVAVIVTDGRPQDRVAEVAAAARESGIEIYAIGVARADMTSLRAMASPPFEDHVFLVESFDLIHQFGLQFQDKLCGMDLCLESDHGCDHICESSPGSYQCLCLPGYQLNEDGKTCKFIDLCAEGKHDCEQLCIASPGSFTCDCNKGYTLNEDKRTCTMIDYCSFGNDSCEHECLSVLNGFNCRCNEGYTLNDDLKTCTMIDYCSFGNDSCEHECVSVLQSFYCQCREGYTLNEDETTCTMIDYCSFGNDSCQHECVSVLNGFYCRCNDGYSLNDDMKTCTMIDYCSFGNDSCEHECVSVLKGFYCQCNDGYSLNDDKKTCTMIDYCSFGNHSCDHKCVSVLNGFFCRCNEGYTLQEDGKTCMSDNLCNTVEHGCQYQCVSTPGSYHCICPEGHLLQDDGKTCGTCRSSNIDLVLLIDGSKSVRPNNFELVKQFVNQVVDQLDVSPKGTRVGLVQYSSRVRTEFPLSMYQSKEEIKKAVMNVEYMEKGTMTGLALKHMVENSFTEANGARPAEKNIPRIGLVFTDGRSQDDITEWAKKAKEAGITMYAVGVGKAVEDELRVIASEPVEKNFFYTADFTAMSQIAENLKLNVCAAESQGEVEVKDPCTCESLVEFQQVTISTLDQLNQKLSAMTKRLEVLENQLLTRK; encoded by the exons ATGACACGTGTGTTGGTGTACGTTGGCGTGCTAATAGCCATAATGGCTGCAACGGAAGGAAGGCCAAAATCAG CTGAGCCAAAGTGTAAATCTGGCCCAGTCGACCTAGTCTTCATCATCGACAGCTCCCGCAGCGTTCGTCCGCATGAGTTCGAGACGATGCGCAAGTTCATGATCAACATCATCCATGAGCTGGACATTAGCCTGGAGGATACAAGAGTTGGTGTGGTCCAATATTCCAGCCAAGTCCAGAACGTGTTCTCCCTCAAAGCCTTCAGCAAGCCAGCGCAGATGGTGAAAGCCATCAATGAGATCATTCCATTGGCCCAGGGCACAATGACCGGCCTCGCCATCCGTTATGCCATGAACGTAGCCTTCTCCGCCGAGGAAGGCGCCCGTCCTAAAGTTCCACATGTGGCTGTTATTGTGACCGACGGTCGTCCGCAAGACCGTGTGGCCGAAGTGGCGGCGGCTGCGAGAGAGTCTGGTATTGAGATCTATGCCATTGGTGTCGCCAGGGCCGATATGACATCACTCAGAGCAATGGCATCTCCACCATTTGAAGATCACGTGTTCCTAGTGGAGAGCTTTGACCTTATTCATCAGTTTGGGCTTCAATTCCAAGACAAGCTTTGTG GGATGGACTTGTGTCTAGAATCAGATCATGGTTGTGATCACATCTGTGAGAGCTCGCCTGGCTCCTACCAGTGTCTGTGTCTGCCTGGATACCAACTGAACGAGGATGGCAAGACATGCAAAT TCATTGATTTATGCGCAGAAGGGAAGCATGACTGTGAGCAGCTCTGTATCGCTTCACCCGGATCCTTCACATGTGACTGTAACAAGGGATACACACTCAACGAGGACAAGAGGACCTGCACAA TGATCGACTACTGCTCATTTGGGAATGATAGCTGTGAGCATGAGTGTCTGAGTGTGCTCAATGGCTTTAACTGCCGTTGTAACGAAGGATACACACTCAATGATGACCTGAAGACTTGTACAA TGATCGACTACTGCTCATTTGGGAATGATAGctgtgagcatgagtgtgtgagtgtgcttcAAAGCTTTTATTGCCAATGTCGTGAAGGATACACACTCAACGAGGATGAGACGACGTGCACAA TGATCGACTACTGCTCATTTGGGAATGATAGCTGTCAGCACGAGTGCGTTAGCGTTCTCAACGGCTTTTACTGCCGCTGTAACGATGGATACTCACTCAACGATGACATGAAGACCTGCACAA TGATCGACTACTGCTCATTTGGGAATGACAGctgtgagcatgagtgtgtgagtgtcctCAAAGGCTTTTACTGCCAGTGTAATGATGGATACTCGCTCAACGATGACAAGAAGACCTGCACAA TGATCGACTACTGTTCGTTTGGGAATCACAGTTGTGATCATAAGTGTGTTAGTGTGCTCAATGGCTTCTTCTGTCGCTGCAATGAGGGATACACTCTTCAGGAGGATGGAAAGACCTGCATGT CGGATAACTTGTGTAACACAGTCGAACATGGTTGTCAATACCAGTGTGTGAGCACTCCAGGATCATATCACTGTATCTGTCCTGAGGGCCATCTGTTACAGGACGATGGCAAGACCTGCGGAA CCTGTCGATCTTCTAATATCGATCTGGTCCTCCTCATCGATGGTTCCAAAAGTGTTCGCCCAAACAATTTCGAGCTTGTCAAGCAGTTTGTTAACCAGGTGGTGGATCAACTCGATGTCTCCCCTAAGGGCACACGCGTGGGTCTTGTCCAGTATTCCAGCCGAGTGAGGACAGAATTCCCCCTCAGTATGTACCAGAGTAAAGAGGAGATCAAGAAGGCTGTGATGAATGTGGAATACATGGAGAAGGGAACCATGACAGGTCTGGCTCTCAAACACATGGTGGAGAACAGCTTCACTGAGGCTAACGGAGCACGTCCTGCTGAGAAGAACATCCCACGTATTGGCCTGGTGTTTACCGATGGACGCTCACAGGATGACATCACAGAGTGGGCCAAGAAGGCCAAGGAAGCAG GTATCACCATGTATGCTGTTGGTGTGGGCAAAGCCGTAGAGGATGAACTGAGAGTAATCGCCTCTGAGCCCGTGGAAAAAAACTTTTTCTACACCGCAGACTTCACAGCCATGAGCCAGATTGCTGAGAACCTCAAACTCAACGTCTGCGCAG CTGAGAGTCAGGGGGAGGTCGAGGTGAAGGACCCCTGCACTTGTGAAAGTCTTGTGGAATTCCAGCAGGTCACCATATCCACCCTGGACCAGCTCAACCAGAAAC TGTCTGCTATGACAAAGCGATTGGAGGTTCTGGAGAACCAGTTGCTCACGAGAAAATGA